The following are from one region of the Trichocoleus sp. genome:
- a CDS encoding gamma-glutamyltransferase family protein → MLDNLTEYPYASGRRVVMGCNYAAATSQPLATLAGMEMFWAGGNAVDAAIAMAIALTVVEPTSNGIGSDAFALVWDGQLHGLNASGHSAKRLSLEHFTGMAQMPLLGWLPVTVSGAVSAWRSLWEKWGKLPFEQLFAPAIRYAESGFPVSPETARAWKAMEAVFVPQTKPEFQFFKQVFYPGDRAPKAGEVWGSAGHGQTLREIAATGGESFYRGELADRITAFASDTGGWLTSEDFAAHQADWVQPISTTYHDLTVWEIPPNGQGIAALMALNILEGCDLAKYPRDSVQSFHLQIEAMKLAFADTHQHIADIKHMQVSIDRLLNKTYAAQRRQLIGAQAQFAEADLPTGGTVYLAAADRDLMVSFIQSNYEGFGSGILIPETGIALHNRGKGFTLQAGHPNQIAPGKRPFHTIIPSFLTQNGEPLGPMGVMGAHMQPQGHVQMAINLRDYGMNPQAALDAPRWQVTSGKTVFLEQTVPKSIVLGLSDRGHDVHLTAEARSFGKGQMILQRQGVLIAASEPRADGLALAG, encoded by the coding sequence ATGCTGGACAACCTGACTGAATATCCCTACGCCTCTGGTCGTCGTGTCGTGATGGGCTGCAACTATGCGGCGGCAACGAGTCAACCACTAGCTACTTTGGCAGGGATGGAAATGTTTTGGGCAGGGGGGAATGCAGTTGATGCGGCAATTGCAATGGCGATCGCCCTGACTGTCGTTGAACCCACTTCCAACGGCATTGGCTCAGATGCCTTCGCGCTTGTTTGGGATGGGCAACTTCATGGCTTAAATGCCTCTGGTCACAGTGCAAAACGGCTGAGCCTGGAGCATTTTACTGGAATGGCGCAAATGCCACTATTGGGATGGCTGCCTGTCACAGTCTCAGGGGCGGTATCTGCTTGGCGATCGCTCTGGGAAAAGTGGGGCAAGTTGCCGTTTGAACAACTCTTTGCGCCTGCAATTCGCTACGCTGAGTCCGGCTTTCCGGTTTCGCCTGAAACTGCGCGTGCCTGGAAAGCAATGGAAGCGGTGTTTGTGCCGCAAACCAAACCAGAATTTCAGTTCTTCAAGCAGGTGTTTTATCCGGGCGATCGTGCTCCTAAAGCGGGAGAAGTGTGGGGGAGTGCAGGGCATGGGCAGACGCTGCGAGAGATTGCTGCAACGGGAGGCGAGAGTTTCTATCGGGGTGAATTAGCCGATCGCATCACGGCATTTGCGTCAGATACGGGGGGATGGCTGACCAGCGAAGATTTTGCAGCGCATCAGGCAGATTGGGTGCAGCCCATTTCCACCACCTATCATGATTTAACGGTTTGGGAAATTCCGCCGAATGGACAGGGAATTGCTGCGCTGATGGCTTTAAACATTCTAGAAGGATGCGATTTAGCAAAATATCCGCGTGATTCAGTCCAAAGCTTTCATCTACAAATTGAAGCGATGAAACTCGCCTTTGCAGATACGCATCAGCACATTGCAGATATTAAGCATATGCAGGTTTCAATCGATCGCCTCTTGAATAAAACCTATGCTGCCCAGCGTCGTCAACTGATTGGAGCACAAGCCCAGTTTGCTGAAGCTGACCTGCCCACGGGTGGAACGGTTTATCTAGCCGCAGCCGATCGAGACTTGATGGTGTCTTTCATCCAGTCCAACTATGAGGGATTTGGCAGCGGCATTCTCATCCCCGAAACGGGCATTGCCCTCCACAATCGCGGTAAAGGTTTTACGCTACAAGCCGGACATCCCAATCAGATAGCACCGGGTAAACGTCCGTTTCATACCATCATCCCCAGTTTCTTGACCCAAAATGGTGAACCGCTTGGACCGATGGGCGTGATGGGAGCCCATATGCAGCCACAGGGTCACGTTCAGATGGCAATCAATCTGCGAGACTATGGCATGAATCCGCAAGCTGCCTTAGATGCTCCGCGATGGCAGGTTACATCTGGAAAGACGGTTTTTCTGGAACAGACCGTTCCTAAATCGATCGTTTTAGGCTTGAGCGATCGAGGACATGACGTACACCTCACCGCTGAAGCTCGCAGTTTTGGCAAAGGACAGATGATTTTGCAGCGGCAGGGAGTCCTCATTGCTGCTTCAGAACCCCGAGCAGATGGGTTGGCATTAGCGGGTTAG
- a CDS encoding RNA-binding protein: MSIYVGNLSYEVTPDDLKQVFAEYGTVGRVQLPSDRETGRPRGFAFVEMGTEAEEQAAIDALDGAEWMGRDLKVNKAKPREDRGSSGGGGGGGGGGWSNNRRGGR, from the coding sequence ATGTCAATTTACGTTGGTAATCTGTCCTACGAGGTTACACCAGACGATCTTAAGCAAGTTTTTGCTGAGTATGGCACTGTTGGTCGGGTTCAACTACCCTCTGATCGGGAAACAGGACGGCCTCGCGGATTTGCTTTTGTCGAGATGGGTACTGAAGCTGAAGAACAAGCAGCGATCGACGCGCTCGATGGAGCTGAGTGGATGGGGCGCGACCTGAAAGTCAATAAAGCGAAACCTCGTGAAGATAGAGGTTCGTCTGGTGGCGGTGGCGGCGGCGGTGGCGGCGGCTGGAGCAACAACCGACGGGGTGGACGCTAA
- the rpsU gene encoding 30S ribosomal protein S21, which yields MTQIVVGENEGIESALRRFKRQVSKAGIFQDMRKNRHFETPQEKEKRKELAKHKQRKRRFRY from the coding sequence ATGACTCAAATCGTTGTTGGCGAGAATGAAGGGATTGAATCTGCTTTACGACGATTTAAGCGTCAAGTATCAAAAGCAGGTATCTTTCAGGATATGCGAAAGAACCGACATTTTGAAACGCCTCAAGAAAAAGAAAAGCGCAAAGAATTAGCAAAACATAAGCAGCGCAAACGCCGATTTCGCTATTAA
- a CDS encoding antibiotic biosynthesis monooxygenase has product MWQQSDPITLVISEVVRADRILEYETWVKGINNAAQQFDGYVGVEVIRPRDHRYAEYVVIVKFDDYAHWRAWQTSSVYRDWLDKARHLIVSRTHQHQPAGLELWFTLPPNRSQQTSQPAYYKKVVLGVLAVYPLILLANALLNPLLQGLPALLGLLISVTFVSALLTYPVMPWLTHLLGFWLYPTSSKKA; this is encoded by the coding sequence ATGTGGCAGCAATCTGACCCCATAACACTAGTTATTTCAGAAGTCGTTCGAGCAGACCGAATTTTAGAGTATGAAACCTGGGTGAAGGGCATCAACAATGCCGCCCAGCAGTTTGATGGCTATGTTGGCGTGGAAGTTATTCGTCCGCGTGACCACCGTTATGCCGAATATGTGGTGATCGTTAAGTTTGACGATTACGCCCACTGGAGAGCTTGGCAAACTTCCTCGGTTTACCGTGATTGGCTAGACAAAGCACGTCACCTGATTGTTAGTCGAACCCACCAGCACCAGCCAGCGGGGCTAGAACTCTGGTTTACGCTGCCGCCCAATCGATCGCAGCAAACTTCCCAGCCTGCCTACTACAAAAAAGTTGTTCTAGGTGTGCTGGCGGTTTATCCGCTCATTCTACTGGCAAACGCATTGCTCAACCCACTGCTGCAAGGGTTGCCTGCTCTCTTAGGCTTACTGATTTCAGTGACGTTCGTCTCAGCCCTGCTTACCTATCCGGTAATGCCCTGGTTAACTCATCTGTTGGGCTTCTGGCTCTACCCCACCTCATCAAAAAAAGCCTGA